CAAGCATTTTAGTTAGTTGAGTAAAACCATGCATATAAAATATTAGTCACATATCATAATTCAGTAATAAGAAAGTTGTAAGCATAATTCAGATGAGCATGTAGAAAATATTAAATTCGTTAACATTTGAATAAAAATCCCGTTTTGCATGCTGATCTGAAAATTGTTTAGCCAAAAAAGATTAAGCATACGATAATAAACCTTTATAGAACAGAATAAATATTACAAGAAAATATTGACTAATTAAATATAAATGAAGACAAGACACGTGTGTTTTATCTGTCCATGCTATTATAAATAAGGTATCATGTATTCCAAGTATTATCATTCAAAACAAAAACACTCAAAAGTTCATAACTGTTTATAAGTAAATAAAAATGAAGTCGACCGTCGTGATTTTTCTCATGTACCTTCTCCTTGCTGTGCCTCGCTTTGTCGCTATAGGTATTTTTGTTTTTTTTGTTTTATAGGGATGATCATCAACATATTTCTTGATTCATTGTACTTTAACACATAACTAAGGATCGGAAAATACGGATTCGGAGGTGTACGAGATCGATTACAGGGGGCCAGAGACACATAACTCTAGACCTTCGCCGGAAACTTCGCACCGCAAGCCACCTTTCATCCACCATAAAACCTCCACCGTTGGATCGGCCAGTGCTCATGTTGGAGGGCAGAGTAAGATGCTCTCTACCCTTAGTAATTACTCGTAAATACTATATTTATGGCACAAAGACTAATAAACACACATACTCTCTCTCTCTACCATTTACTAGACTAGAGAGATACTTTTTCCTAAGGAGGGAGGAGAGAGTCTCCGAAGCTTCAAGTTCAAGGAGAAGTATATATACTATGAGTCTGTGATAAGGTTAATGATGCGGGTACACAATTATTGATAATATTAATACATATTTATCAAATGATCTCCGAGTCATATCATGTCCAGTATTTTTCTTTCCTCTTTTTTTTTTTTTTTTCATGTACCGTTCGTCACGTATTTTATAATTTTCAGTCTGAATCTCTTGGAAGAAAATTCAAATTAAATCCTGTAAATGCGTCAGTGTCGCCATGCATATGAATATCACTGTCATTCTCATATCTTTGGATCATTGTCTATTCGATTGAGGGCTGACCATGGGGAAAATTAGGAATAAATATGAGAAAACGATATATATGCACTTAGGTATTTTTCTTTTTTTCTTAGGTATGAAATCTCTTGGATGCTGGTTTACAAGTAACTTTTTAAAAATACACACCAACCAAGGAGTTACAAAAAAAACACTCCAACCAAAATATGGGAAAACGGTCATTTCATATCCAACATATCGTCGTATGTTCAATTCATACCCGACTTATATGGTCGTGCCAAAACATACGTGAACTTATATGGTATTGCCAAAACATACTCAACTTATAATTTTTTGACTAGTGTATGATTTCGCCAAAAAATTATAAATCGAATATGTTTTGGCACGGGCATATAAGTTCAGGTATG
The DNA window shown above is from Brassica oleracea var. oleracea cultivar TO1000 chromosome C3, BOL, whole genome shotgun sequence and carries:
- the LOC106332389 gene encoding uncharacterized protein LOC106332389, with amino-acid sequence MKSTVVIFLMYLLLAVPRFVAIGSENTDSEVYEIDYRGPETHNSRPSPETSHRKPPFIHHKTSTVGSASAHVGGQN